One window of the Archangium primigenium genome contains the following:
- a CDS encoding terminase large subunit domain-containing protein produces the protein MASAAVQEAGDNLLAGLTIIRPETHGRYSLSELAVRKFRAQLGRAGRLAASPSITEHLRATQAEVLAWHYDPTLWRRPVQTPPAGVWRTWFLLGGRGAGKTYAGSVAVLEEAMADPEARILIVGPTDSEIRKTQLEGPSGILSLAPPWFRPVHRRSKRTLDFPNGAKAFYVPAQNPDKLRGYNVSLVWADEVVAWKKSPLEVYAECRRVARIQTPRMRALGLPARLIITTTPQPTQLFREILADRDGLVLARSSTFDNAANLDGKYLAYARRVQHTTEGRREFLGELFFALDACLYRKVDWNASRVPSVEAIAPREGKALFDKVVVSVDPATGEKKGSDLHGVVVEGIREEADGLLHSYVLQDLSLQAPEASAWAKVAVEAVHRWKHLAPPRKTFIFAETNTGGSMVKQTIRTVDAKVRVKGQRAMQSKAERAAPVTAMAEVGLIHMVGKHHKLEEQLGKFTGQDGGHGRDDRADAFAWPVFLYVCPKRQNAGVAGRPAQAEEDTDAEDDE, from the coding sequence GTGGCCTCGGCCGCCGTCCAGGAGGCGGGCGACAACCTCCTGGCCGGGCTCACCATCATCCGCCCGGAGACGCACGGCCGCTATTCGCTCTCCGAGCTCGCCGTGCGCAAGTTCCGCGCGCAGCTCGGCCGCGCGGGGCGGCTCGCGGCGAGCCCCTCCATCACCGAGCACCTGCGGGCCACGCAGGCCGAGGTGCTCGCCTGGCACTACGACCCCACGCTCTGGCGCCGCCCGGTGCAGACGCCGCCCGCGGGCGTCTGGCGCACTTGGTTCCTCCTGGGCGGGCGCGGCGCCGGCAAGACGTACGCCGGCAGCGTGGCCGTCCTCGAGGAGGCGATGGCGGACCCCGAGGCCCGCATCCTCATCGTCGGCCCCACCGACTCGGAGATTCGCAAGACGCAGTTGGAGGGGCCCAGCGGCATCCTCTCGCTCGCGCCGCCCTGGTTCCGCCCGGTGCACCGGCGCAGCAAGCGCACGCTCGACTTCCCCAACGGAGCCAAGGCCTTCTACGTCCCCGCGCAGAACCCGGACAAGTTGCGCGGGTACAACGTCTCGCTCGTCTGGGCGGACGAGGTGGTGGCCTGGAAGAAGTCCCCGCTGGAGGTGTACGCGGAATGCCGGCGCGTGGCGCGAATCCAGACGCCGCGCATGCGCGCGCTCGGCCTGCCCGCGCGCCTCATCATCACCACCACGCCCCAGCCCACCCAGCTCTTCCGGGAGATTCTGGCGGACCGGGACGGCCTGGTGCTCGCGCGCAGCAGCACCTTCGACAACGCGGCCAACCTGGACGGCAAGTACCTCGCCTACGCGCGCCGGGTGCAGCACACCACCGAGGGCCGCCGGGAGTTCCTCGGCGAGCTCTTCTTCGCGCTCGACGCCTGCCTCTACCGCAAGGTGGACTGGAATGCCTCGCGCGTGCCCTCGGTGGAGGCCATTGCTCCGCGGGAGGGCAAGGCGCTCTTCGACAAGGTGGTGGTGAGCGTCGACCCCGCCACCGGCGAGAAGAAGGGCAGCGACTTGCACGGCGTGGTGGTGGAGGGCATCCGCGAGGAGGCGGACGGCCTGCTGCACTCCTACGTCCTGCAGGACTTGTCCCTCCAGGCCCCGGAGGCCTCGGCCTGGGCGAAGGTGGCCGTGGAGGCCGTGCACCGCTGGAAGCACCTGGCGCCGCCGCGGAAGACTTTCATCTTCGCGGAGACGAACACCGGCGGCTCCATGGTCAAGCAGACCATCCGCACGGTGGACGCCAAGGTGCGGGTGAAGGGCCAGCGCGCCATGCAGTCCAAGGCCGAGCGCGCGGCGCCCGTCACGGCAATGGCCGAGGTGGGGCTCATCCACATGGTGGGCAAGCACCACAAGCTCGAGGAGCAGCTGGGCAAGTTCACCGGCCAGGACGGCGGCCACGGGCGGGATGACCGGGCGGACGCCTTCGCGTGGCCGGTGTTCCTCTACGTGTGCCCGAAGCGGCAGAACGCCGGCGTCGCCGGGCGCCCGGCCCAGGCGGAGGAGGACACGGACGCCGAGGACGACGAGTAG
- a CDS encoding sce7726 family protein — protein MHDADIRRALLGRLAALHAGVPDVVVREELGLEQGQCFVDVAVLAHALHGYELKSERDTLRRLPRQVEVYGAVLDKATLVVSATHLAAALPLLPSWWGVEVATTQQGGDVRLETVREPGANPQQQPRSVARLLWREEAQAILEALGAARGVRGRSREVLFARLLEVLSPPALTAAVCRSLRARTSWGPERAP, from the coding sequence ATGCACGACGCCGACATCCGCCGGGCGCTTCTCGGGCGCCTTGCCGCTCTCCACGCAGGCGTGCCGGACGTCGTCGTGCGTGAGGAGTTGGGCCTGGAGCAGGGGCAGTGCTTCGTGGACGTGGCGGTGCTCGCTCACGCGCTCCACGGCTATGAGCTCAAGAGCGAGCGCGACACGTTGCGCCGGCTGCCCCGACAGGTGGAGGTGTACGGGGCCGTGCTCGACAAGGCCACGCTCGTGGTGAGCGCCACCCACCTGGCTGCCGCCCTTCCCCTCCTTCCCTCCTGGTGGGGCGTCGAAGTGGCCACCACGCAGCAGGGTGGCGACGTGCGCCTGGAGACCGTGCGCGAGCCCGGGGCCAACCCCCAGCAGCAGCCGCGCTCCGTGGCCCGGTTGCTCTGGCGCGAAGAGGCCCAGGCGATCCTGGAGGCGCTGGGGGCGGCGAGAGGGGTGCGCGGCAGGTCGCGCGAGGTGCTCTTCGCCCGTCTCCTCGAAGTTCTGTCGCCGCCCGCGCTCACCGCGGCTGTCTGCCGCTCGTTGAGGGCGAGGACCTCGTGGGGGCCCGAGCGGGCGCCGTGA
- a CDS encoding phage major capsid protein produces MSKVPKALQKLVDASVQKAVAADRALRTQTAPADVSGKGAAGKIDMRTAIGLRLKSLYMNHPLLGIQASDSEKAWVKKSASAYEGVYGQGGSLLREEYSSEIIEFLRPATALLRAGARTQTYVGRLTIGRLNGGAVAQFVSEAQAPTVSEVKTSAVVLGSHKLMGLYEPSNDLLRNPDIDSAGILSDDLFAAMGVASDQAGLLGDGTGPNPLGLLHQVKTANKVDGVAITNANRNNVIRFLDSFEHRVKSSNLSLEGNKPFWTFSSGVEMALKGLTAEITWLEAESHRL; encoded by the coding sequence ATGTCGAAAGTCCCCAAGGCCCTGCAGAAGCTCGTCGACGCGAGTGTGCAGAAAGCCGTCGCGGCCGACCGCGCCCTCCGCACCCAAACCGCCCCCGCCGACGTCTCCGGCAAGGGGGCGGCGGGCAAGATCGACATGCGCACGGCCATCGGCTTGCGGCTGAAGAGCCTGTACATGAACCACCCCCTCTTGGGCATCCAGGCGAGCGACAGCGAGAAGGCCTGGGTGAAGAAGTCCGCCAGCGCCTACGAGGGCGTGTACGGCCAGGGCGGCTCCCTCCTGCGTGAGGAGTACAGCTCGGAGATCATCGAGTTCCTCCGGCCCGCCACTGCGCTCCTGCGTGCGGGCGCCCGGACCCAGACGTACGTCGGACGACTCACGATCGGCCGCCTCAACGGTGGCGCCGTGGCCCAATTCGTGTCGGAGGCGCAGGCGCCCACGGTGAGCGAGGTGAAGACGAGCGCCGTCGTGCTCGGCTCTCATAAGCTCATGGGGCTCTACGAGCCGAGCAATGACTTGCTCCGCAATCCGGACATCGACAGCGCAGGCATCCTCTCGGACGATCTGTTCGCCGCCATGGGGGTTGCCTCGGACCAGGCGGGCCTGCTTGGCGACGGCACGGGCCCCAACCCCCTGGGGCTCCTGCACCAGGTGAAGACGGCCAACAAGGTGGATGGCGTGGCCATCACCAACGCCAACCGCAACAACGTCATCCGCTTCCTCGACAGCTTCGAGCACCGCGTGAAGTCCAGCAACCTGTCGTTGGAGGGCAACAAGCCCTTCTGGACGTTCTCCAGCGGCGTGGAGATGGCGCTCAAGGGACTGACAGCGGAGATCACGTGGCTTGAGGCTGAAAGCCACAGGCTTTGA
- a CDS encoding HK97 family phage prohead protease: MTRSAAARPAPPEDACFKSLGHLVKKSEGSSGTPVFRISTAVLDRHNDRVPPEAVKTENFEKNPVLLWNHDDRVPAIGTCKVYREGDEWFMEPTFDELDELSKTVAAKVKAGTLRTCSIRFRFKEFEFNAEGGLDYAEVELLEVSIVNIPANPEAYRVKANQQPKPKQKNEAAPEETPVEETSSKGLAPEDLEAIRATVTEAMVPVLEQLAALQSALAGDTAQSEDGEPEEPVDEEEKSEGDDEDDVQLSDEDMEELKNFLAPPTPKAKPRK, from the coding sequence ATGACTCGCTCCGCCGCCGCTCGCCCCGCGCCCCCCGAGGACGCGTGCTTCAAGTCCCTCGGCCACCTCGTGAAGAAGAGCGAGGGCAGCAGCGGGACGCCTGTCTTCCGCATCAGCACCGCGGTGCTCGACCGACACAACGACCGCGTGCCGCCAGAAGCCGTCAAGACGGAGAACTTCGAGAAGAACCCCGTCCTCCTCTGGAACCACGACGACCGCGTCCCGGCGATCGGCACGTGCAAGGTCTACCGCGAGGGGGACGAGTGGTTCATGGAGCCCACCTTCGACGAGCTCGACGAGCTGTCGAAGACGGTGGCGGCCAAGGTGAAGGCCGGCACCCTGCGCACCTGCAGCATCCGCTTCCGCTTCAAGGAGTTCGAGTTCAACGCCGAGGGCGGGCTCGACTACGCGGAGGTGGAACTGCTGGAGGTGTCGATCGTCAACATCCCCGCCAACCCCGAGGCCTACCGCGTGAAAGCCAACCAGCAGCCGAAGCCCAAGCAGAAGAACGAAGCCGCTCCCGAGGAGACGCCCGTCGAGGAGACGAGCTCCAAGGGCCTCGCGCCCGAGGACTTGGAGGCGATTCGCGCCACCGTCACCGAGGCGATGGTGCCCGTCCTGGAGCAACTCGCCGCGCTCCAGTCCGCGCTCGCGGGCGACACCGCCCAGTCCGAGGACGGTGAGCCCGAGGAGCCGGTGGACGAGGAAGAGAAGAGCGAGGGGGACGACGAGGACGACGTGCAGCTCAGCGACGAGGACATGGAGGAGCTGAAGAACTTCCTCGCCCCCCCGACCCCGAAGGCGAAGCCGCGGAAGTAG
- a CDS encoding phage portal protein has product MASLRSRFKAALTGLLLGPSAGRPLVHTLPLLPFSPRSGSRQVLAAYRENAWLQAVVDTVAEATATPRWRVLLPVTSKGKGLARSLKAVGALERTRDGRLSRHKALARGVERGDLVELHQHELLNFLDSPHPLFTGRDLRKLQQVHLDLVGETFLYLRRTLDDERRVAGYEVLPPHCVHQTPTDTGTHYVVTYNRAATSVLPSEIVWLKRLDPENPYGRGVGRGLAMGDELDTAEALQVARKATFLRGGLPAAVVGIDEGGAGDDRAEEIESEYQEKFNRPEAAGRVWFVNGKVSLSQIQQDFRALQMDETEKGLRDFVRQCFNVSPELLGDLTSANRSTSEEAKYTLAEYAVLPRLEFQRNHYQLHVVPRIDPDALLEYEDPRPQSWERTLAVVTCSPNEGFTWNEVRALAGFAPDPSLNGRRPRPLPGAMPVQDKPQAPKNPPPPRGPAKAA; this is encoded by the coding sequence ATGGCCTCCCTCCGCTCGCGCTTCAAGGCCGCCCTCACGGGCCTGCTCCTCGGCCCCTCCGCGGGGCGCCCCCTCGTGCACACCCTGCCTCTCCTGCCCTTCTCCCCGCGGAGCGGCTCGCGCCAGGTGCTCGCCGCCTACCGGGAGAACGCGTGGCTGCAGGCGGTGGTGGACACGGTGGCCGAGGCCACGGCCACGCCCCGCTGGCGGGTGCTCCTCCCCGTCACCAGCAAGGGCAAGGGCCTCGCCCGCTCCCTCAAGGCCGTGGGCGCGCTCGAGCGGACGCGGGACGGACGCCTCTCCCGGCACAAGGCGCTCGCCCGGGGCGTGGAGCGGGGGGACCTGGTGGAACTCCACCAGCACGAGCTGCTCAACTTCCTGGACAGCCCCCACCCCCTTTTCACCGGCCGCGACCTGCGCAAGCTGCAGCAGGTGCACCTGGACCTGGTGGGCGAGACGTTCCTGTACCTGCGCCGCACCCTGGACGACGAGCGGCGCGTCGCGGGCTACGAGGTGTTGCCCCCGCACTGCGTGCACCAGACGCCCACCGACACGGGCACCCACTACGTCGTCACCTACAACCGCGCCGCCACCAGCGTCCTGCCCTCGGAGATTGTGTGGCTCAAGCGGTTGGATCCGGAGAACCCCTATGGCCGGGGCGTCGGCCGAGGCCTCGCCATGGGGGACGAGCTCGACACGGCCGAGGCCCTGCAGGTGGCGCGCAAGGCCACCTTCCTCCGCGGAGGCCTGCCCGCCGCGGTGGTGGGCATTGACGAGGGGGGCGCCGGGGACGACAGGGCGGAGGAGATCGAGTCCGAGTACCAGGAGAAGTTCAACCGGCCCGAGGCCGCCGGGCGCGTCTGGTTCGTCAACGGCAAGGTGTCGCTCAGCCAGATTCAGCAGGACTTCCGCGCGCTGCAGATGGACGAGACGGAGAAGGGCCTGCGCGACTTCGTGCGGCAGTGCTTCAACGTGTCCCCCGAGCTGCTCGGCGACCTGACGAGCGCCAACCGCTCCACGAGCGAGGAGGCCAAGTACACGCTCGCGGAGTACGCCGTGCTTCCGCGCCTGGAGTTTCAGCGCAACCATTACCAGCTGCACGTGGTGCCGCGCATCGACCCCGACGCGCTGCTCGAGTACGAGGACCCGAGGCCGCAGAGCTGGGAGCGCACGCTGGCGGTGGTGACGTGCTCGCCCAACGAGGGCTTCACCTGGAACGAGGTGCGCGCCCTGGCGGGCTTCGCGCCGGACCCGTCGCTCAACGGCCGCCGCCCCCGTCCCCTGCCGGGCGCGATGCCGGTGCAGGACAAGCCCCAGGCGCCGAAGAATCCCCCGCCCCCGCGCGGGCCCGCCAAGGCGGCGTGA